One window from the genome of Manis pentadactyla isolate mManPen7 chromosome 15, mManPen7.hap1, whole genome shotgun sequence encodes:
- the CIC gene encoding protein capicua homolog isoform X6 translates to MYSAHRPLVPASGAASRGLGMFVWTNVEPRSVAVFPWHSLVPFLAPSQPDPSVQPSEAQQPASHPVASNQSKEPAESAAVAHEQTPGGIGNADPGRPPGATCPESPGPGPPHTLGVVEPGKGPPPTTEEEAPGPPGDPRLDSETESDHDDAFLSIMSPEIQLPLPPGKRRTQSLSALPKERDSSSEKDGRSPNKREKDHIRRPMNAFMIFSKRHRALVHQRHPNQDNRTVSKILGEWWYALGPKEKQKYHDLAFQVKEAHFKAHPDWKWCNKDRKKSSSEAKSTGLGLAGGHKETRERSMSETGTAAAPGVSSELLSVTAQTLLSSDTKAPGSSSCGAERLHAIGGPGSARPRAFSHSGVHGLDGGEVDSQALQELTQMVSGPASYAGPKPSTQYGAPGPFATPGEGGALAASGRTPLLPTRASRSQRAASEDMTSDEERMVICEEEGDDDVIADDGFSTTDIDLKCKERVTDSESGDSSGEDPEGSKGFGRKVFSPVIRSSFTHCRPSLDPEPPGPPDPPAAFSKGYGPTPSSSSSSPASSSALAATSFSLGSGTFKAQESGQGSTAGLLRPPPCGAGGPATPSKATRFLPTDPATFRRKRPESIGGLEPPGPTVIAAPPGGGGSVLQTLVLPPNKEERESSGARMSSAPAPSLAYGAPTAPLSRPAATMVTNVVRPVSSTPVPIASKPFPTSGRVEASPNDTTGSRTETVAGSRAPGGSPLGVSLVYSDKKSAAATSPAPHLVAGPLLGTVGKAPATVTNLLVGTPGYGAPAPPAVQFIAQGAPGSGAAAGSGAGAGSGPNGPVPLGILQPGALSKAGGITQVQYILPTLPQQLQVAPAPAPAPGTKAAAPGGPAPTTSIRFTLPPGTSTNGKVLAATAPTPGIPILQSVPSAPPPKAQSVSPVQAPPPGGSAQLLPGKVLVPLAAPGMSVRGGGAGQPLPLVSPPFSVPVQNGAQPPSKIIQLTPVPVSTPSGLVPPLSPATLPGPTSQPQKVLLPSSTRITYVQSAGGHALPLGTSPASSQAGTVTSYGPTSSVALGFTSLGPSGPAFVQPLLSGQAPLLAPGQVGVSPVPSPQLPPTCGAPGGPVITAFYPGSPAPTSSVPLGQPSQAPPGLVYTVASSTTPPAATILPKGPSAPATATPAPTSPFPSATAGSMTYSLVAPKAQRPTPKAPQKVKAAIASIPVGSFEAGAPGRPGPAPRQPLEPGAAREPPAPESELEGQPTTPAPPPPPDTWVPTARSSPPPPLPAEERTSTKGPETMASKFPSSSSDWRVPGLGLESRGEPPTPPSPAPAPGSGGGSEGSSSRAAGDTPERKEAVGTGKKVKVRPPPLKKTFDSVDKVLSEVDFEERFAELPEFRPEEVLPSPTLQSLATSPRAILGSYRKKRKNSTDLDSAPEDPTSPKRKMRRRSSCSSEPNTPKSAKCEGDIFTFDRTGTEAEDVLGELEYEKVPYSSLRRTLDQRRALVMQLFQDHGFFPSAQATAAFQARYADIFPSKVCLQLKIREVRQKIMQAATPTEQPPGAEAPLSGPLPTGTTAASVPTPSPAGGPDPTSPGSDSGTAPAALPLPPPPEPGPGQPGWEGPPQPSPPPTGPSTAATGR, encoded by the exons ATGTACTCAGCCCACAGGCCCCTGGTGCCCGCGTCCGGCGCGGCCTCCCGTGGCCTCGGCATGTTCG TGTGGACAAACGTGGAACCTCGCTCTGTGGCCGTGTTCCCCTGGCACTCCTTAGTCCCCTTCCTGGCCCCCAGCCAGCCTGACCCCTCTGTGCAGCCAAGTGAGGCCCAGCAACCTGCCAGCCACCCAGTAGCCTCCAACCAGAGcaaag AACCTGCTGAGTCGGCAGCTGTTGCTCATGAGCAGACACCAGGTGGGATAGGAAATGCTGACCCTGGGCGGCCCCCTGGAGCCACTTGTCCTGAGAGCCCAGGGCCCGGACCTCCCCACACTTTGGGTGTGGTGGAACCTGGAAAGGGCCCCCCTCCTACCACTGAGGAGGAGGCTCCTGGCCCTCCAGGAGATCCCCGGCTGGACAGTGAGACAGAGAGTGACCATGACGATGC CTTCCTCTCCATCATGTCTCCTGAGATCCAGTTGCCTCTGCCTCCTGGGAAACGCCGGACCCAGTCCCTCAGTGCCCTGCCCAAGGAACGGGACTCATCTTCAGAGAAGGATGGACGCAGCCCCAACAAG CGGGAAAAGGACCATATCCGACGGCCCATGAatgctttcatgatcttcagcaAGCGGCACCGGGCCCTGGTCCACCAGCGTCACCCCAACCAGGACAACCGGACCGTCAGCAAAATCCTGGGCGAGTGGTGGTATGCCCTGGGGCCCAAGGAGAAGCAGAAGTACCACGACCTGGCCTTCCAG GTGAAAGAGGCCCACTTTAAGGCCCATCCAGACTGGAAGTGGTGCAACAAGGACCGGAAGAAGTCCAGCTCAGAGGCCAAGTCCAcaggcctggggctggcaggAGGACACAAGGAGACGCGGGAGAGGAGCATGtcggagacgggcactgcggctGCCCCGGGAG TGTCCTCGGAGCTCCTGTCCGTCACAGCCCAGACACTTTTGAGCTCGGATACCAAGGCTCCAGGGAGCAGCTCCTGTGGGGCAGAACGCCTGCATGCCATTGGGGGACCCGGCTCTGCTAGGCCCCGAGCCTTCTCCCACAGTGGGGTCCACGGCCTGGATGGTGGGGAAGTCGATAGCCAGGCACTACAGGAACTGACTCAG ATGGTGTCTGGCCCTGCATCGTACGCTGGCCCAAAGCCTTCCACCCAGTATGGGGCTCCAGGCCCCTTTGCCACCCCTGGTGAGGGAGGTGCCCTGGCAGCCAGTGGACGGACTCCACTGCTGCCCACCCGGGCCTCCCGTTCCCAGCGTGCAGCCAGTGAGGACATGACCAGTGATGAGGAACGCATGGTCATCTGTGAGGAGGAAGGGGATGATGATGTCATTG CTGATGATGGCTTTAGCACCACTGACATTGACCTCAAGTGCAAGGAGCGGGTGACCGACAGCGAGAGTGGAGACAGCTCTGGGGAGGACCCAGAGGGCAGCAAG GGCTTTGGCCGGAAGGTGTTCTCACCTGTGATCCGTTCCTCCTTTACCCACTGTCGTCCATCACTGGACCCTGAGCCCCCAGGGCCCCCGGATCCACCTGCAGCCTTCAGCAAAGGCTATGGGCCCACCCCATCTTCTTCTTCATCCTCACCTGCCTCCTCCTCAGCCTTGGCAGCCACCTCCTTCTCACTCGGTTCAGGGACCTTCAAGGCCCAGGAGTCAGGTCAGGGCAGCACAGCAGGCCTACTACGGCCCCCAccctgtggggctgggggcccAGCAACTCCTTCCAAGGCCACCCGGTTCCTCCCAACGGATCCTGCCACTTTCCGGCGTAAGAGACCTGAAAGCATAGGGGGCCTGGAGCCACCAGGCCCCACAGTCATTGCTGCACCTCCTGGTGGGGGAGGAAGTGTCCTACAGACGCTGGTCCTGCCCCCTAACAAGGAGGAGCGAGAGAGCAGCGGAGCCCGTATGTCCTCGGCCCCAGCCCCATCTCTGGCCTATGGGGCCCCAACAGCCCCCCTGTCCCGCCCAGCTGCCACCATGGTTACCAATGTGGTGCGGCCTGTCAGCAGCACTCCTGTGCCCATTGCCTCTAAGCCCTTCCCCACCTCTGGCCGGGTGGAAGCATCTCCAAATGACACAACAGGTTCCAGGACTGAGACAGTTGCTGGGTCCCGGGCTCCTGGGGGTTCCCCACTGGGTGTCAGCTTAGTGTATTCGGACAAGAAGTCTGCAGCAGCCACCTCGCCAGCCCCACATCTGGTGGCTGGGCCCCTATTGGGCACTGTGGGGAAGGCACCTGCCACTGTCACCAACCTGCTGGTGGGCACTCCTGGCTATGGGGCCCCGGCGCCCCCTGCTGTCCAGTTCATTGCCCAGGGGGCCCCTGGCAGTGGGGCTGCTGCAGGCTCAGGAGCAGGTGCTGGGAGTGGCCCCAATGGGCCAGTGCCCCTGGGCATCCTGCAGCCAGGTGCCTTGAGCAAGGCTGGGGGAATCACCCAGGTGCAGTACATCCTGCCCACGCTGCCGCAGCAGCTTCAAGTGGCACCTGCCCCAGCACCAGCCCCTGGGACCAAGGCAGCAGCTCCCGGCGGCCCTGCGCCCACCACCAGCATCCGTTTCACCCTCCCACCGGGCACCTCCACCAATGGCAAAGTCCTGGCTGCCACCGCACCCACTCCTGGAATCCCTATTCTGCAGTCCGTACCCTCCGCCCCACCCCCCAAAG CCCAGTCTGTTTCTCCTGTGCAAGCCCCACCCCCAGGTGGCTCAGCCCAGCTGCTACCTGGGAAGGTATTAGTGCCCCTGGCTGCCCCTGGCATGTCAGTGCGAGGTGGAGGGGCTGGGCAGCCACTGCCCCTAGTGAGCCCACCTTTCTCAGTACCTGTGCAGAATGGCGCCCAGCCCCCCAGCAAG ATCATCCAGCTGACTCCGGTGCCTGTGAGCACACCCAGCGGCCTGGTGCCGCCCCTCAGCCCAGCCACGCTCCCTGGACCCACCTCTCAGCCTCAAAAGGTCCTGCTGCCCTCTTCTACCAG AATCACCTATGTGCAGTCAGCGGGTGGGCACGCGCTGCCCCTGGGCACCAGCCCTGCATCCAGCCAGGCTGGAACAGTCACCTCATACGGGCCCACAAGCTCCGTTGCCCTAGGCTTCACCTCGCTGGGGCCCAGTGGCCCTGCCTTTGTGCAGCCCCTGCTTTCAG GCCAAGCGCCACTGCTGGCTCCTGGCCAGGTGGGCGTGTCACCAGTGCCGAGCCCCCAGCTGCCTCCCACCTGCGGAGCCCCTGGAGGTCCCGTCATCACAGCATTTTACCCTGGCAGCCCTGCTCCCACCTCCTCAGTGCCCCTGGGCCAGCCATCCCAGGCACCCCCAGGCCTGGTCTATACTGTGGCCTCCAGCACAACCCCACCTGCTGCCACCATCCTACCCAAGGGCCCATCAGCCCCAGCCACTGCCACCCCAGCCCCTACCAGCCCTTTCCCTAGTGCCACAG CAGGTTCCATGACCTACAGCTTAGTGGCCCCCAAGGCCCAGCGGCCCACACCCAAGGCCCCCCAGAAAGTGAAGGCGGCCATCGCCAGCATTCCCGTGGGTTCCTTTGAGGCAGGTGCCCCAGGGCGGCCAGGTCCTGCACCCCGGCAGCCTTTGGAGCCTGGTGCAGCCCGTGAGCCCCCTGCCCCCGAGTCTGAGCTTGAGGGGCAGCCTACGACACCAGCCCCCCCACCGCCCCCAGACACCTGGGTTCCAACAGCCCGGAGCAGCCCCCCGCCGCCCCTGCCTGCTGAGGAGCGGACGAGCACCAAGGGCCCTGAGACCATG GCCAGCAAATTCCCTAGCTCATCTTCAGACTGGCGAGTTCCTGGGCTGGGCCTAGAGAGCCGGGGGGAGCCTCCCAccccccccagcccagccccagcccctggcagtggCGGTGGCAGTGagggcagcagcagcagggcagcCGGGGACACCCCCGAGCGCAAGGAGGCAGTTGGTACCGGAAAGAAGGTGAAGGTGCGGCCCCCGCCCCTGAAGAAGACCTTTGACTCTGTGGACAA GGTCCTGTCGGAGGTGGACTTTGAAGAGCGCTTTGCAGAGCTGCCTGAGTTCCGGCCTGAGGAGGTGCTGCCCTCGCCTACCCTGCAGTCTTTGGCCACTTCACCCCGGGCCATCCTGGGCTCCTACCGCAAGAAGAGGAAGAACTCCACCG ACCTGGACTCAGCCCCCGAGGATCCTACCTCACCCAAGCGCAAGATGAGGAGACGCTCCAGCTGCAGCTCGGAGCCCAACACCCCCAAGAGTGCCAAGTGCGAGGGGGACATCTTCACTTTTGACCGCACAG GTACAGAAGCTGAGGATGTGCTCGGGGAGCTGGAATATGAGAAGGTGCCATACTCGTCACTGAGGCGCACCCTGGACCAGCGCCGGGCCCTGGTCATGCAGCTGTTCCAGGACCATGGCTTCTTCCCATCAG CCCAGGCCACAGCAGCTTTCCAGGCCCGCTACGCAGACATCTTCCCTTCCAAGGTCTGTCTGCAGTTGAAGATCCGTGAGGTGCGCCAGAAGATCATGCAGGCAGCCACTCCCACAGAGCAGCCCCCGGGAGCTGAGGCCCCCCTCTCTGGACCGCTCCCCACTGGCACCACTGCTGCCTCTGTCCCCACTCCCAGCCCTGCTGGGGGCCCTGACCCCACCTCACCTGGCTCGGACTCTGGCACGGCCCCAGCTGCCCTGCCACTGCCTCCACCCCCAGAACCAGGACCTGGACAGCCTGGCTGGGAGGGGCCCCCCCAGCCCTCTCCTCCACCCACTGGCCCCTCCACAGCTGCCACAGGCAGGTGA
- the CIC gene encoding protein capicua homolog isoform X5, producing MYSAHRPLVPASGAASRGLGMFVWTNVEPRSVAVFPWHSLVPFLAPSQPDPSVQPSEAQQPASHPVASNQSKEPAESAAVAHEQTPGGIGNADPGRPPGATCPESPGPGPPHTLGVVEPGKGPPPTTEEEAPGPPGDPRLDSETESDHDDAFLSIMSPEIQLPLPPGKRRTQSLSALPKERDSSSEKDGRSPNKREKDHIRRPMNAFMIFSKRHRALVHQRHPNQDNRTVSKILGEWWYALGPKEKQKYHDLAFQVKEAHFKAHPDWKWCNKDRKKSSSEAKSTGLGLAGGHKETRERSMSETGTAAAPGVSSELLSVTAQTLLSSDTKAPGSSSCGAERLHAIGGPGSARPRAFSHSGVHGLDGGEVDSQALQELTQMVSGPASYAGPKPSTQYGAPGPFATPGEGGALAASGRTPLLPTRASRSQRAASEDMTSDEERMVICEEEGDDDVIADDGFSTTDIDLKCKERVTDSESGDSSGEDPEGSKGFGRKVFSPVIRSSFTHCRPSLDPEPPGPPDPPAAFSKGYGPTPSSSSSSPASSSALAATSFSLGSGTFKAQESGQGSTAGLLRPPPCGAGGPATPSKATRFLPTDPATFRRKRPESIGGLEPPGPTVIAAPPGGGGSVLQTLVLPPNKEERESSGARMSSAPAPSLAYGAPTAPLSRPAATMVTNVVRPVSSTPVPIASKPFPTSGRVEASPNDTTGSRTETVAGSRAPGGSPLGVSLVYSDKKSAAATSPAPHLVAGPLLGTVGKAPATVTNLLVGTPGYGAPAPPAVQFIAQGAPGSGAAAGSGAGAGSGPNGPVPLGILQPGALSKAGGITQVQYILPTLPQQLQVAPAPAPAPGTKAAAPGGPAPTTSIRFTLPPGTSTNGKVLAATAPTPGIPILQSVPSAPPPKAQSVSPVQAPPPGGSAQLLPGKVLVPLAAPGMSVRGGGAGQPLPLVSPPFSVPVQNGAQPPSKIIQLTPVPVSTPSGLVPPLSPATLPGPTSQPQKVLLPSSTRITYVQSAGGHALPLGTSPASSQAGTVTSYGPTSSVALGFTSLGPSGPAFVQPLLSGQAPLLAPGQVGVSPVPSPQLPPTCGAPGGPVITAFYPGSPAPTSSVPLGQPSQAPPGLVYTVASSTTPPAATILPKGPSAPATATPAPTSPFPSATAGSMTYSLVAPKAQRPTPKAPQKVKAAIASIPVGSFEAGAPGRPGPAPRQPLEPGAAREPPAPESELEGQPTTPAPPPPPDTWVPTARSSPPPPLPAEERTSTKGPETMASKFPSSSSDWRVPGLGLESRGEPPTPPSPAPAPGSGGGSEGSSSRAAGDTPERKEAVGTGKKVKVRPPPLKKTFDSVDNRVLSEVDFEERFAELPEFRPEEVLPSPTLQSLATSPRAILGSYRKKRKNSTDLDSAPEDPTSPKRKMRRRSSCSSEPNTPKSAKCEGDIFTFDRTGTEAEDVLGELEYEKVPYSSLRRTLDQRRALVMQLFQDHGFFPSAQATAAFQARYADIFPSKVCLQLKIREVRQKIMQAATPTEQPPGAEAPLSGPLPTGTTAASVPTPSPAGGPDPTSPGSDSGTAPAALPLPPPPEPGPGQPGWEGPPQPSPPPTGPSTAATGR from the exons ATGTACTCAGCCCACAGGCCCCTGGTGCCCGCGTCCGGCGCGGCCTCCCGTGGCCTCGGCATGTTCG TGTGGACAAACGTGGAACCTCGCTCTGTGGCCGTGTTCCCCTGGCACTCCTTAGTCCCCTTCCTGGCCCCCAGCCAGCCTGACCCCTCTGTGCAGCCAAGTGAGGCCCAGCAACCTGCCAGCCACCCAGTAGCCTCCAACCAGAGcaaag AACCTGCTGAGTCGGCAGCTGTTGCTCATGAGCAGACACCAGGTGGGATAGGAAATGCTGACCCTGGGCGGCCCCCTGGAGCCACTTGTCCTGAGAGCCCAGGGCCCGGACCTCCCCACACTTTGGGTGTGGTGGAACCTGGAAAGGGCCCCCCTCCTACCACTGAGGAGGAGGCTCCTGGCCCTCCAGGAGATCCCCGGCTGGACAGTGAGACAGAGAGTGACCATGACGATGC CTTCCTCTCCATCATGTCTCCTGAGATCCAGTTGCCTCTGCCTCCTGGGAAACGCCGGACCCAGTCCCTCAGTGCCCTGCCCAAGGAACGGGACTCATCTTCAGAGAAGGATGGACGCAGCCCCAACAAG CGGGAAAAGGACCATATCCGACGGCCCATGAatgctttcatgatcttcagcaAGCGGCACCGGGCCCTGGTCCACCAGCGTCACCCCAACCAGGACAACCGGACCGTCAGCAAAATCCTGGGCGAGTGGTGGTATGCCCTGGGGCCCAAGGAGAAGCAGAAGTACCACGACCTGGCCTTCCAG GTGAAAGAGGCCCACTTTAAGGCCCATCCAGACTGGAAGTGGTGCAACAAGGACCGGAAGAAGTCCAGCTCAGAGGCCAAGTCCAcaggcctggggctggcaggAGGACACAAGGAGACGCGGGAGAGGAGCATGtcggagacgggcactgcggctGCCCCGGGAG TGTCCTCGGAGCTCCTGTCCGTCACAGCCCAGACACTTTTGAGCTCGGATACCAAGGCTCCAGGGAGCAGCTCCTGTGGGGCAGAACGCCTGCATGCCATTGGGGGACCCGGCTCTGCTAGGCCCCGAGCCTTCTCCCACAGTGGGGTCCACGGCCTGGATGGTGGGGAAGTCGATAGCCAGGCACTACAGGAACTGACTCAG ATGGTGTCTGGCCCTGCATCGTACGCTGGCCCAAAGCCTTCCACCCAGTATGGGGCTCCAGGCCCCTTTGCCACCCCTGGTGAGGGAGGTGCCCTGGCAGCCAGTGGACGGACTCCACTGCTGCCCACCCGGGCCTCCCGTTCCCAGCGTGCAGCCAGTGAGGACATGACCAGTGATGAGGAACGCATGGTCATCTGTGAGGAGGAAGGGGATGATGATGTCATTG CTGATGATGGCTTTAGCACCACTGACATTGACCTCAAGTGCAAGGAGCGGGTGACCGACAGCGAGAGTGGAGACAGCTCTGGGGAGGACCCAGAGGGCAGCAAG GGCTTTGGCCGGAAGGTGTTCTCACCTGTGATCCGTTCCTCCTTTACCCACTGTCGTCCATCACTGGACCCTGAGCCCCCAGGGCCCCCGGATCCACCTGCAGCCTTCAGCAAAGGCTATGGGCCCACCCCATCTTCTTCTTCATCCTCACCTGCCTCCTCCTCAGCCTTGGCAGCCACCTCCTTCTCACTCGGTTCAGGGACCTTCAAGGCCCAGGAGTCAGGTCAGGGCAGCACAGCAGGCCTACTACGGCCCCCAccctgtggggctgggggcccAGCAACTCCTTCCAAGGCCACCCGGTTCCTCCCAACGGATCCTGCCACTTTCCGGCGTAAGAGACCTGAAAGCATAGGGGGCCTGGAGCCACCAGGCCCCACAGTCATTGCTGCACCTCCTGGTGGGGGAGGAAGTGTCCTACAGACGCTGGTCCTGCCCCCTAACAAGGAGGAGCGAGAGAGCAGCGGAGCCCGTATGTCCTCGGCCCCAGCCCCATCTCTGGCCTATGGGGCCCCAACAGCCCCCCTGTCCCGCCCAGCTGCCACCATGGTTACCAATGTGGTGCGGCCTGTCAGCAGCACTCCTGTGCCCATTGCCTCTAAGCCCTTCCCCACCTCTGGCCGGGTGGAAGCATCTCCAAATGACACAACAGGTTCCAGGACTGAGACAGTTGCTGGGTCCCGGGCTCCTGGGGGTTCCCCACTGGGTGTCAGCTTAGTGTATTCGGACAAGAAGTCTGCAGCAGCCACCTCGCCAGCCCCACATCTGGTGGCTGGGCCCCTATTGGGCACTGTGGGGAAGGCACCTGCCACTGTCACCAACCTGCTGGTGGGCACTCCTGGCTATGGGGCCCCGGCGCCCCCTGCTGTCCAGTTCATTGCCCAGGGGGCCCCTGGCAGTGGGGCTGCTGCAGGCTCAGGAGCAGGTGCTGGGAGTGGCCCCAATGGGCCAGTGCCCCTGGGCATCCTGCAGCCAGGTGCCTTGAGCAAGGCTGGGGGAATCACCCAGGTGCAGTACATCCTGCCCACGCTGCCGCAGCAGCTTCAAGTGGCACCTGCCCCAGCACCAGCCCCTGGGACCAAGGCAGCAGCTCCCGGCGGCCCTGCGCCCACCACCAGCATCCGTTTCACCCTCCCACCGGGCACCTCCACCAATGGCAAAGTCCTGGCTGCCACCGCACCCACTCCTGGAATCCCTATTCTGCAGTCCGTACCCTCCGCCCCACCCCCCAAAG CCCAGTCTGTTTCTCCTGTGCAAGCCCCACCCCCAGGTGGCTCAGCCCAGCTGCTACCTGGGAAGGTATTAGTGCCCCTGGCTGCCCCTGGCATGTCAGTGCGAGGTGGAGGGGCTGGGCAGCCACTGCCCCTAGTGAGCCCACCTTTCTCAGTACCTGTGCAGAATGGCGCCCAGCCCCCCAGCAAG ATCATCCAGCTGACTCCGGTGCCTGTGAGCACACCCAGCGGCCTGGTGCCGCCCCTCAGCCCAGCCACGCTCCCTGGACCCACCTCTCAGCCTCAAAAGGTCCTGCTGCCCTCTTCTACCAG AATCACCTATGTGCAGTCAGCGGGTGGGCACGCGCTGCCCCTGGGCACCAGCCCTGCATCCAGCCAGGCTGGAACAGTCACCTCATACGGGCCCACAAGCTCCGTTGCCCTAGGCTTCACCTCGCTGGGGCCCAGTGGCCCTGCCTTTGTGCAGCCCCTGCTTTCAG GCCAAGCGCCACTGCTGGCTCCTGGCCAGGTGGGCGTGTCACCAGTGCCGAGCCCCCAGCTGCCTCCCACCTGCGGAGCCCCTGGAGGTCCCGTCATCACAGCATTTTACCCTGGCAGCCCTGCTCCCACCTCCTCAGTGCCCCTGGGCCAGCCATCCCAGGCACCCCCAGGCCTGGTCTATACTGTGGCCTCCAGCACAACCCCACCTGCTGCCACCATCCTACCCAAGGGCCCATCAGCCCCAGCCACTGCCACCCCAGCCCCTACCAGCCCTTTCCCTAGTGCCACAG CAGGTTCCATGACCTACAGCTTAGTGGCCCCCAAGGCCCAGCGGCCCACACCCAAGGCCCCCCAGAAAGTGAAGGCGGCCATCGCCAGCATTCCCGTGGGTTCCTTTGAGGCAGGTGCCCCAGGGCGGCCAGGTCCTGCACCCCGGCAGCCTTTGGAGCCTGGTGCAGCCCGTGAGCCCCCTGCCCCCGAGTCTGAGCTTGAGGGGCAGCCTACGACACCAGCCCCCCCACCGCCCCCAGACACCTGGGTTCCAACAGCCCGGAGCAGCCCCCCGCCGCCCCTGCCTGCTGAGGAGCGGACGAGCACCAAGGGCCCTGAGACCATG GCCAGCAAATTCCCTAGCTCATCTTCAGACTGGCGAGTTCCTGGGCTGGGCCTAGAGAGCCGGGGGGAGCCTCCCAccccccccagcccagccccagcccctggcagtggCGGTGGCAGTGagggcagcagcagcagggcagcCGGGGACACCCCCGAGCGCAAGGAGGCAGTTGGTACCGGAAAGAAGGTGAAGGTGCGGCCCCCGCCCCTGAAGAAGACCTTTGACTCTGTGGACAA CAGGGTCCTGTCGGAGGTGGACTTTGAAGAGCGCTTTGCAGAGCTGCCTGAGTTCCGGCCTGAGGAGGTGCTGCCCTCGCCTACCCTGCAGTCTTTGGCCACTTCACCCCGGGCCATCCTGGGCTCCTACCGCAAGAAGAGGAAGAACTCCACCG ACCTGGACTCAGCCCCCGAGGATCCTACCTCACCCAAGCGCAAGATGAGGAGACGCTCCAGCTGCAGCTCGGAGCCCAACACCCCCAAGAGTGCCAAGTGCGAGGGGGACATCTTCACTTTTGACCGCACAG GTACAGAAGCTGAGGATGTGCTCGGGGAGCTGGAATATGAGAAGGTGCCATACTCGTCACTGAGGCGCACCCTGGACCAGCGCCGGGCCCTGGTCATGCAGCTGTTCCAGGACCATGGCTTCTTCCCATCAG CCCAGGCCACAGCAGCTTTCCAGGCCCGCTACGCAGACATCTTCCCTTCCAAGGTCTGTCTGCAGTTGAAGATCCGTGAGGTGCGCCAGAAGATCATGCAGGCAGCCACTCCCACAGAGCAGCCCCCGGGAGCTGAGGCCCCCCTCTCTGGACCGCTCCCCACTGGCACCACTGCTGCCTCTGTCCCCACTCCCAGCCCTGCTGGGGGCCCTGACCCCACCTCACCTGGCTCGGACTCTGGCACGGCCCCAGCTGCCCTGCCACTGCCTCCACCCCCAGAACCAGGACCTGGACAGCCTGGCTGGGAGGGGCCCCCCCAGCCCTCTCCTCCACCCACTGGCCCCTCCACAGCTGCCACAGGCAGGTGA